From Niallia sp. Man26:
GCATATGGGTTTCAATTCTTATATTATTCATATTAATTATTGCAAATGGAATATTTGCGATGACGGAGATAGCGATTGTTACTTCTAAACAGAACAGACTCGAAAGAATAAAAGAAAGTGGCGATTTACGGGCCGCGTATGCCTTGAAATTAGCGGAAGATCCGAATCAGCTGCTTTCAACTATTCAGATTGGTATAACGTTAATCGGGGTTGTAACTGGTGCCTTTGGAGGAGCAACGATTGCCAGTCAACTAGCTGTTTACGTGGAGAAAATAGAAGTGCTGTCCAGATTCAGTTATGAAATAAGTTTTGTCATCGTTGTTGGTTTATCTACCTATTTATCATTAATTATTGGAGAATTGGTGCCGAAAAGGATAGGGATGGGAAATCCAGAGAAGGTTGCTTGTCTCATCGCTAAACCAATGTTTTACTTTTCTAAAATAGGCAAGCCGATTATTTGGTTTTTAAGTAAATCGACAGAACTAGTGTTACGTCTCTTAAGAATTAAACCTGCTGCTGAACCAGATGTTACGGAAGAAGAAATTACTCAATTAATTGAACAAGGTGTTTACAGCGGAGTGGTTCAAGCGATTGAACAAGATCTTGTAGAACAAATCTTTTATTTAGGAGACAAGCGCCTTGGAGATATCCTAACACCACGTACGCAATTAGTGTGGATTGATTTAGAAGATTCATTTTCAGAAAGTATTCGTGTGATGGAACAGAGTCCTTATTCTAAGTTTCCAGTTGGAAAAGGGAGTCTGGATGACTTTAAGGGGATAATTCATACAAAAGATGTTTTTTCCAAAATGGTTGCAAACCAAGATTTCCAATTAGCTGATTGCATAGAAAATACATTAGTGCTGCCAGAAGCAATGAAAGTGTATCAAGCTCTTGAAAGCTTGAAAAATGCTGGTCAACATGAAGCGATTGTTATTGATGAATACGGCGGAATAGAAGGTTTTGTCACACTTCATGATATTGTGGAGAATATAGTTGGAGATATGCCGGATAGGGAAGATGAAGCGGAGCCTCATATCATTGAACGAACAGAAACTTCCTGGTTGGCAGATGGGCTCGTTTCTATCGATACATTTTTAGAGTATTTCGGGTTAGAGAAAACAGCAACAGATATAGAGAATAAACGGTATAACACCCTTGGCGGATTTATCACCAATAGCTTAGGAATTATACCGAGAGTGAAGGATACAATTCAAATCGAGGATTTAGTGTTGGAAGTAGTCGATATGGATCAATTTAGAGTGGATAAAGTATTGATTTTAAAACAAGAAAAAACAGAGGATATATAAAGAGTGAAGATGACTGTTCGCAGTCATCTTTTTTATCATCAAAAACTAGAAATTTCCTTTGCTTTCATTTGTAAGCAGGAAATATAATAAAAGGATAAGATTTAATATTTTTCAATAGTCCAGATGTCGTTAAAGGTGGATAGTTACATGGAACTGCAAAATAAAATATTAGAGCAACATGGTGTCTTTCAACGTTTTTTTGACTATCATCCAGACGGAATCATTCTTATGGATATGAACGGTCAAATGGTAGACGCAAATGCTGCTGTTTTAAATATATTTGGTTATACAAAAGAAGAGCTGTTAGAAATTCCTTTAAAGCAGCTAATGAATGGCACTGCTGACAATTCTCGGCAAAGATTAGCCATTCCGCATAAACAGGGGCAGCTTCTATATGTAAATTTGACTGTTATACCCCTTATGAGTGAAGGAAAAGAAGTTGGCAAGATGCTTACATTCGAAGATATTACCCAATCCTTGAAACAGAACAGGGGATTATTAAATATACAAGAAATGTTCACACTCATTTCTGAAAAATCCCAAAATATTATATCTTCCTTCTCAAGCGACGGAATGTTTACATACATTTCACCAACTGTGACGGCACTGCTCGGTTATACACCAGAGGAGGTTATTGGACAACCACAGATTAACTTTAATCATCCTGATGATTTTGCCCGGCTGCTTGATACTCAGAATACTTACCATATTGATAAGGATACAGTACGATTTACGGGACGAGTTCTGCATAAGAATGGTGAATATCGCTGGTATGAAACAACAGTTGAAGTTATCCGTGATGAGTCTGGGAATATCCTGCAAAAGATTGGCGTCGGTCGAGATGTGACGGAACGCAAAGAGGCTGAGGAACTAATTTCCCACCTTGCGTATCACGATTCTGTCACAGAACTGCCAAACCGACGATTATTCAAACAAAAAGTCCAAGAGCTGCTTGACGATAGTAAGCAGCAAGTTCATGGGCTGATGTTGATTGATTTGGACGGGTTCAAGTTCGTTAATGATAATTTTGGCCATGAAATAGGTGATCAGCTTCTAATTGAAGTAGCGAACCGACTTTCCGCTGCCATTGGAAATAAGGGATTGGTTGCTCGCTGGGGCGGGGATGAATTTACAGTTATTTGCGCCAATATCGAAAACAAGGCTAATCTCCAATTGCTCATGGAAAACATTAAAAGAGCAATTTCAGCACCATTTATTATTGAGGGCAAACAGCTAAAGATTGGTGCAAGCATCGGTTTATCAATCTCTATAGTGGATGGTGACTCTGTTGAATTACTGATTAAAAAAGCAGATGCGGAGATGTACCGCGCCAAAAATCAACTAAAATGAACAGAATAAGAAACGAGGTTTAGAGGCTGTCACCATATTCTTGCATGACAGCCTTTAATATATTTGGAGGGAGAGATATTATGGAAACTATCATTTCGGCCATACATAAAGAAAAGGCATGGGAGCTTAGGCATAAGGTGATGTGGCCTGAAAAGCATTTTGACTTTATTAAGTTAGCTGATGATGATACAGGAATCCACTATGGGCTTTTTAAAGGAAACGACCTAGTTTCGGTTATTTCTCTGTTTGTTTCAGATGAGGAAGCTCAATTTCGCAAATTTGCCACACTTTCAGAAGAACAAGGCAAGGGATATGGCAGTGCATTATTGCAATATGTACTAATGGAAGCAGAAAAGCTTGGCATAAAGAAAATTTGGTGTAATGCGAGAAAGAATAAAGCGGCTTTTTATCAGAAATTCGGTTTGCTTGAAACAGGCGAAAGCTTTAAAAAAGAAGACAAAGAGTATGTGATTATGGAAAGAGAAATTGGGTAAGCTTTATTTGCATTATGTTCGATAGAAGAGATGGCATTTAGGAGATAATCTTGTTGACATATTACTGGTGCTTATAAATGCCATATGACTAGTACCGCCGCTACTAGATGTTTTTTAAAACTAATAGCTTAATAAAAAAAGCCTAATCCTCCACATTCTCACCTTTCCCAATACTATCCATGTAAGATGGTTTTAAATTCCAATTGGTTATTAATTCCTAGTTATTAAGCTCCTGAATTAAATAAATCTAGCTTCCTAGTACGAAAGGTTTAAGATTGTATGGTAAACTAGGTAAAAATAGTGATATTATATCGTTTTGAGTTAATTTCGACAAAGTACTAAAGAGGATGTAACAATGAAAAATAAAAAATTAAAATCTATCTTTCTTTTATCCATTCTTATAGTAGTAATGTTTATGATTGTTAATATCTTTTCTTCCTACTTTAATATAAAAAAAACAGTGGTAAACTCCGTTGTGAATCAAAATATAGAGGCTGCCAAATCAATTGCTGCCTCAATGGATACAGAAACCTATAAGTTATTTCTAAGAAATCCAGTGAAAAACGATTATTATTATGAAGTGAAGGGTTATTTAGAGGATGCCAGGGAAAAAAACGGTGCACTTCATGTGTATACACTATTAGTTAATAATCCTAA
This genomic window contains:
- a CDS encoding hemolysin family protein, encoding MESIWVSILILFILIIANGIFAMTEIAIVTSKQNRLERIKESGDLRAAYALKLAEDPNQLLSTIQIGITLIGVVTGAFGGATIASQLAVYVEKIEVLSRFSYEISFVIVVGLSTYLSLIIGELVPKRIGMGNPEKVACLIAKPMFYFSKIGKPIIWFLSKSTELVLRLLRIKPAAEPDVTEEEITQLIEQGVYSGVVQAIEQDLVEQIFYLGDKRLGDILTPRTQLVWIDLEDSFSESIRVMEQSPYSKFPVGKGSLDDFKGIIHTKDVFSKMVANQDFQLADCIENTLVLPEAMKVYQALESLKNAGQHEAIVIDEYGGIEGFVTLHDIVENIVGDMPDREDEAEPHIIERTETSWLADGLVSIDTFLEYFGLEKTATDIENKRYNTLGGFITNSLGIIPRVKDTIQIEDLVLEVVDMDQFRVDKVLILKQEKTEDI
- a CDS encoding diguanylate cyclase yields the protein MELQNKILEQHGVFQRFFDYHPDGIILMDMNGQMVDANAAVLNIFGYTKEELLEIPLKQLMNGTADNSRQRLAIPHKQGQLLYVNLTVIPLMSEGKEVGKMLTFEDITQSLKQNRGLLNIQEMFTLISEKSQNIISSFSSDGMFTYISPTVTALLGYTPEEVIGQPQINFNHPDDFARLLDTQNTYHIDKDTVRFTGRVLHKNGEYRWYETTVEVIRDESGNILQKIGVGRDVTERKEAEELISHLAYHDSVTELPNRRLFKQKVQELLDDSKQQVHGLMLIDLDGFKFVNDNFGHEIGDQLLIEVANRLSAAIGNKGLVARWGGDEFTVICANIENKANLQLLMENIKRAISAPFIIEGKQLKIGASIGLSISIVDGDSVELLIKKADAEMYRAKNQLK
- a CDS encoding GNAT family N-acetyltransferase, with amino-acid sequence METIISAIHKEKAWELRHKVMWPEKHFDFIKLADDDTGIHYGLFKGNDLVSVISLFVSDEEAQFRKFATLSEEQGKGYGSALLQYVLMEAEKLGIKKIWCNARKNKAAFYQKFGLLETGESFKKEDKEYVIMEREIG